The genomic region CGCTGTCGGCGGGCGGCGGTCGGCGGACCAGATCAAGGCGATGGACTGGGAAGGGGACCCGGACACGTGGATCGCGGCGCTGGCGTTGTCCGGACGGCACCGGGCGGAGCCGTTCAGTGAGTGACTGGCTCGCGGACACGCGCGAGTCCTACGACACGGTCGCGGCCAGTTATGCGTCGTACACGCGCGACCTGCTGCCGTCCTTGCCCTACATGCGGGCGGCGCTGGGCCTGTTCGCCGCCGAGGTGCGCGGCGAGGTGGCGGACGTCGGGTGCGGGCCGGGCGTGATCACGGCACATCTCGCCGAGCTGGGCGTGGACGTGTTCGGGATCGACCTGTCGCCGGAGATGATCGCGCTGGCCAGGCGAACGCACCCCGGGCTGCGGTTCGAGGTGGGGTCGATGACGGACCCGCTGCCGGGCCCGCTGGGCGGCGTGCTCGCGTGGTGGTCGTTGATCCACGTGCCGGACTCGTTGGTGCCGTTGGTGTTGCGGCACTTCCACGACGCGTTGCGACCGTCCGGGCTGCTGGCGCTCGGGTTCCACATCGGCGACCGGACGAACCTGAAGACGCAGGGCTACGGCGGCTTGCCGATGCGGGTGAACGTCCACTTGCGACGACCCGAGGCGATGGCCGGGTGGGTGCGCGAGGCGGGGTTCCGGCTCGAGGCGCAGTGGGTGCAGGAGCCGGACGCCGACGTGCCGGCGGGAATCCTGTTCGCCCGGCGCGGGTGAGACGATCTGCGGGTGTCCGATGTGAACGAGTGTCAGCGCTGTGGTGAGCCGGTGGAGCTGGAGCAGGAGGACTACGAGCTGTTCGAGCGGATGCACCCGGACTGCTTCCACTACGCGTTCGAGCACGACCTGAACCAGCCGGGCCTCGCCGTCGACCAGGACTGCGGCGATCCCGCCTGCCCGTCAGGAGCCTGACCGCAGCCCGTCCAGGTAAAAGCCCAGGAACCGGCGCCACCGGTCCGGTTCGGTGTCGATCGACTCCCTGATCACCTGCGACATCGCCCACGTCAGCGTCGCGAGATCGGCCGGCTCGAAGTCCGCCCGCAACCGGCCGGACTCCTTGGCCCGCGCGATGATCCGCTCGGCGTGCCCCATACCGCGCTGACACACCCGCACCGCTTCGGAGGCCGGCACCAGCCGCCGCGCGATCGCGTCGTTGAGCCCGAGGTCCTGCGCCTGCAGCCCGACCGTCCCCTCGACGAAGTCCACGAACCCCTGCCACGGATCCGCCGCCGCCAGCGCCGCCTCACCGATGTCGTCGAGCACCGCCAGCCGGCTGGGGAAGATCGCGTCGATCAAGATCTGCCGACTGGGGAAGTGCGCATAAAGCGTGCCGATGCTGACCTCGGCCCGGCGCGCGATGTGCTCCAGCGCCGCATCCAGCCCCTTCTCCCCGAACACGTCAGCAGCCGCGGCGAGCAACTTGTCGCGGTTGCGCGCGGCGTCGGCGCGCAGGGGCCTGGATGCCATGCGGTCGATTCTACAAACCCCTCCATCATGTCGAGGCCACCCTCAACTTCTGTGGTACCGTCGTGTCATCGAAGTCGAGGCCAGCCTCGACATAACCAGAAAGGCCCAGCTCATGCCCGTTGCAGTAGTCATCGGCGCCGGTCCCGGCCTCGGCATGTCCATCGCGCACCGCTTCGGCCGCGAGGGCCACGACATCGCCCTGATCTCCCGCTCCGCCACCCGCCACCCCGACTACCTGGCCTCGTTGGCCGAGGCGGGCGTCAAAGCCGAGGCCTTCACCGCCGACGTCCGCGACCGCACCCAGCTCCGCTCAGCCCTGACCCAGATCACCGGCGACGTGGAGCTCCTCTACGCGGCGCCTCAGCTCAGTCATCCCCATGCCCGGCCTGGGCGCACTGACACTGAACGCCGCCGTCCTGCGCAACTACGCCCTCACCCTCCACGCAGCCCTGGCCGACAAGGGCATCTACGCGGGCACACTCACCATCGGCGGCCTGATCGAACGCGGCGACATCCACCAGCTGCTCACCGCCAACCCCGAGCAGTTCGGCCAGATCCCAACCCTCAACCCGGACGACATCGCCGAAACGGCCTGGCAGCTCACCGTGTCCCGCAACCGCGCCGAGGAGGTCTTCAACGCCCTGACCTAGCCACACCGCACCTGGTCCGCAGCCAGCCACCACGCTCGCGCTCGCTGCACCTTCCCCGGCCCGCCCGCCTGCTCACCGACCGCTCGGCCGCACATCATCCACAGCCAGGCACCACGCTCGCTGAGTCGTTGCCCGCCTGGCTGCTCACCGACCGCTCGCCTGCCAGCCTCTACCCCCACAAGCCGTCCGCGAATCAGCCGGCCACCCACGAGCTGGCCGTTCACCTGCCGCTAGCCGCCCTGCAACCATCCGCCCGGTAGCCGGTCACCACCAGCTCGCCGTCCACCTACGGGCCGGCCAGCCGCCAGCCGGTCAGCCCGCCCGCAGCCAGCTCGCCGTCCGCGTGCCGGCCAACCGCGTGCCAGCCAAGGGCCAGCGGTTCGCTCGCGTACCGGTCAGCTGCCCCCAACCGGCCACTCGCCGACCAGCCATCCACCGCTGACCCCCACTCGCCAGCTAGCGGCCCTCGAGCCGTCGCTCACAAGTCGTCCGCCGATCAGCCAGCACCCGCGGGCTCGTCGTCCCTCTACCGCAGCCGCTCTGCAGCCGTCCGCCCACAAGCCAGCGGCCCGCCGCCATCCGCCCGGCAGCCGGTCACCACCAGCTCGCCATCCACCTACGTGCTCGCCACTCGCCAACCGCGAGCCAGCGCCCGGCTCTACGGGCCGCCCATCACCCAGCCGCTCCCCAGCTGCCTATCAACCGGCCGCCCTGCCGCCTACCAACCAGCCGCTCGTCCGCCCGCCAGCCGTCGGCCTGCGAGCCGCCCGCCAACCACCTGCTCGCCGTCCACCCACCAACCAACCGCAACCACCTGGAGCCCCAAACCGCACCAACGCCTCAACCGCGACCAACCCCACCCACCACGCGGTCACGCCGACGTCGACAGCACCTGCCCCAACGCGGCCTCAACCCCACCCTCGTTCTCCACCACGGACACACTCCCGCCGGTGGTCTCCGCGATGTCCGTCAACGCCGCCCGATCCACCTCACCACCGATCGCGATGAAGCTCACCGGCAGGTCCTTCCCCTTCAGCGCCGACTTCAACGCCGCCAGGTCGATCCCACCGTCCGAGCTGCCATCGGTGATCACCAGCACCCGGTTGACCCGCCCGGCCACATACCCGTCGTGCGCCGCCTCGTAACAAGCGCCCAGCGACGTGTAGAGCTGGGAGCCGTCGAACGTCTTCAACCCGTCGATCGCCCTGCGCAACGCCTCGCGCTTCTCCGCGACCGGACCCGTGCCCACGAGCTGCTTGTAGGGCTTGGCGCCGTCCACGGAACGCGCGAACTCCCACAACCCGAACGACCCGGACACCGACCTGTCCACCTGCCCGCGCAGGGCCGCCTTCACCTTGTCCAGGCGAGGTTTCATCGAGGTCGACACGTCCGCGAGCACGGTCACGACCTGGCCGCCGCGGTCCGCCGACGCCCATGCCGCCGACAGCTGCTGCGTGGTCGTCGCGTCGGCGGCGACGAGGTTCTCGGTCACCGGTGACCACGACACGCCGGGGGAGGGGGACGGGCGGTCCTGAGTGGACTCAACCCGCAGACCGCCGTGTGCCAGGAGCTTCTGCTGGCCGGGTTCGGTCATGAACTCGCGGAACGCCTGGGCCGCGCGTTCCTCCGCCTCGCCGACCTCGGGGCCGGACAGCGACACGTACGGGAAGTCCGCCACCGGCGCCGGGCCGACCGGCAGCACGCCGACCAGCGGCTTGGACGGTGCCTCCTTGCCGGTGTTGTGCTTGTACAGGTCCACTTCGGACACCGGGGTCACGCTGAAGCCGGCCGCGTTCACCGTCGCGCTGTCGCCGAGCCGCCGCAACGCCTCACGCGTCGTCGTGGGCACCTCGGGCGGCACGGTGGCCGCGAGCTTGGTCAGGGAGGCCTTGGCGGCGTCGGAGTTGAGCGTGTCCGCGGTCACCGGGCCCTTGCCGCCGGCCAGTGCCGCCTGGATCGCCAGTGCGGAGGCCGTGTTGGCTGCGGGGTCGGGCATCGCGACGCTGAAGCGGCCCCAGTTCGGGCCGTACCTCTGCCAGTCGGTGACCTCCGGCATGTCCGTCCAGCGGAACTCCTTCAGCACCGGCGCACCCGCCTCCGGTGCCGCGAGCAGCAGGGGAGAGGTGCCGATCGACTTCGGCGCGCCACCGACCAGCTTGGCGTTCAACGCCGACAGCCGGTTCGCCCACAGCATCGAGTCCGGCACCCACGCGTGCGGCCGCTCGCCGAGCTTGCCGGAGTCCCAGGTGCCGGTCAGGCCGTCCAGCACCGCGGACGAGTCGGTCGAGATGACCTCGATGGTGATGCAGTGGTCGTAGACCACGGGCCGCGTCACGCTCCAGGCCCGCGCGACCTCCGCGACCGCCTCCGCCACGCTCGGCGTCGCCGCCACCCGCAGCACCGAGTCACCCTCGTTGCAGTCCTGCGCCTGGGCCTGCGCCCGCCGGTCCAGCACGCCGCCGATCCACGACCAGGCACCCCAGCCGAGTCCGATCAGCACGACGACGACCACGATGGCGACGGGCCACTTGGCGATCCCGCGCCGCACCTTCGCGCGCAGCGAGCGGTGTCGAGACATCGATCCCTCACAACTACTCAGCAGCCCCCGACGACCGCCATTCACGCTAACAGGCGAACGCAATCAGCGAGGTGAAGTCACAGAAAGCATCGACTGGCACACCAACACGAGCCGCTCCCGCAACGGCCGCGCCCGTTCGGCGAACTCGGCCTGCCTGCGCGCGTACTCCGCACGCCCTTCCGGCGTCTCGATCCGCACCGGCGGGTACCCAAGGGCCGCCAGGTCGTACGGCGAGGCCTGCATGTCGAGTTCGCGCACGTCAGCGGCCAGCTCGAAGCAGTCGGCCACCAGATCGGACGGGGTCGCGGGCTCCAGCTTGTAGGCCCACTTGAACAGGTCCATGTTCGCATGCAGACACCCAGGCTGCTCGTTCGCGACCTGAGCCTCCCGCGTGGGCTGCAGCGTGTTCCGCGGCCGCGCCGGCTCGGTGAAGAACCGGAAGGCGTCGAAGTGCCCGCACTGGATCCGGCTGCTCTCGACCACCTCGTCCGTGCCACCGGACCCGAGGCGCAACGGCCACGCGTTGTGCCGCACCTCCTCGGGCTGCTGCCGGTAGACCATCGCCCACTCGTGCAACCCGAAACACCCCAGCCGCGCCGGCCTGCTCAGCGTGGCCGTGAGCAGCTTCTCGACGAACTCCATCGTCTTCGCGCGCTGCTGCGTGAAGCTCCCCACGTCCAGCACAACGCCGTCCGCGGTGGCCTTGTAGTGCGGAAAGTCCAGGTACTCAGGCGCGTCTTCCAGAACGACACCCGGCCCCGGATGCCATCGTTCGAGCCGCACGGGCCGATGGCTGTAATAGGTGAACAGGAAGTCCATCACCGGGTGCTTCTCCTTGGCGGCCTTCCGCTCCAGGTGCGGCCCGGTGAACCGCCTCATCCGCGCGACATGCCCGTCACGCAGCTCATGCCACTCGGCTCGGGTCAAGACCTCCACGAGCACTCACCGTACGCGCCCACCCAGCGGCTACAGCGGCGGCACCAGCCCGTTGAACGTCCGCGCCCCACCACAATGAGGGCACTCCCGCCCGTTGTCCACGGTCCGCGGCGCACCACCGATGATCGCCAGGGTGGGCGCCGCGATGTAGCTCGCACCCCCGCACAGGTGACACACAGTGCGCGGCTCGGGCGTGACGGCGAAGAGGTCGTCCTCGTCTTCTTCTTCCTCGAACTCGTCGTCCTCGGCGAACTCGTCCTCGTCGTCCTCACTCATGGTCATCAACCTACTCGGTGCTCGCCGAAGGCCGGAGCCCGCTCAGCCACTCGGCCGGGTGGTCAACGCCGAGCGCCTCGGCCAGTTCGAAGTAGTCCGCCACGGACTTGACGCCCTGCCGCACGGCTGTCTCCGCCATGTCGATCATCTCCAAGTTCGACCACGGTCCGCCGAGCCTGGCGGCGACCGTCAGCAGCACCCGCAGCTGGTCCTCTGTTCTGCCCGTTTCAGCCTCTCCGGCGATGAGTTCCTGCCACTTGGTCGCCAGTTGCGGGAAGACGCCTTCCCAGTCCGCGCACGTCAACCAGGAGGTGGTTTCGACAAGTCGTCCGACCAGCCACGAGGAGAAGTGCTGCGCATCCGGATCGGTACTCCCGAGCCAGTCGTCCAGCGCCCTGACCATCACCTTGGCGGACATCTCGTCATCGATTTCGAGCATGGGCGTGCACCACACCAGCGCCCAGGTGAAGATCATGCTTGCCGCCTCCGGCAACCCGGACGCGAAGCGCTCGGCCGCCAGCCGTGTCGGGATGACCAGATCCGCCCCGGTGAAGCCCAGCCGTTCCAGCTCACCGGATTTGTGGAGGCTGTCCCCGTCAGCGTCGATCATGTACGCCACGTTCATCAGCACGCCTGCCGCGGCGCACTGGTCGAGGAGATCCTCGGATCGCACACCCGCGACGATGTGTGCGCACACGTTTTCCGCCGAGCCGGTCCTGCCCATCACGTCCGCGGTGGCGACCTCCATGAAGGCGTAGCAGTAATTCTCCATCGGCTTCCTGCTCGTCAGCACCGAGTCGTTCAGCAGATCACGCAGAGGGGCGGCGAACCGGGTGTCGAACAACCTGTGCAGCGGCGAACCCAGCTCCTCGCCACTCGCCTTGCACTCGATGACCGCCTCCAGCGCGGACCGCACCAGCGCAGGTGGCACGGAGACCTCGTCGTGCAGGCAGTCGACCAGGTTGTCCTCGATCGCCCAGGCGTCCACTTCCCACGTCGTCCGATCGAGGGCATGCTGCTCAGGTGCGCCGGCGCTGAGGTTCGTGAGTCGCGTTACCAGCAGCTCGACCAGGGCCGTAGCCCTGCGGCCGATCAGCACACCGGTCAGCGGAACGACCTCGCGCCAGCTCTCGTCCCCTAGGTGCGCCTGGAGCATCTGGGCGGCCGAAAAGTCCCGGATGTCCTCCGGCACCCACGCGTTCGCGATCGCGAGTGCGGCAAGGTACTCCTGGAACGTGAGGTGCTTGAACTCGTAGATGGGCTGCAGCGCCCCGTCGATCACCTCGTGCCCGCTGAGCACCAGCAAGCTGCTGCGCTCCTCGACCCGCTGGATGAAGTCGTGCACCGATGTCTTCGTATATGCGAAGATCTCCGGCATCGCCGCCCTGGCCTCCAGGAACAGCGAGATCAGCTCCTTCGCCGACACCTGCGTCGCGCCCGCCTCCATCATGGTGAAGGCCGCGTAGGCGAGCTGCGGCAGCGCCTCGTCCTGGTCGATGGGCTGGTGGCCTTCGACGTTCCACGTCATCAGCAGCACCTCGACCGCCTTCTGGTACAGCACCGTCCGCTTGCGCGGCAGCTGTCCCACCCACCGCTTCACCAGCAGCAAGGTGGTCAGCAGCAACGGGTTCGAGGCCAGCCGCACGACCCGGTCCGACGCCAGGATCGACGTGGCGAGCTCTGCCGCCTCTTGCTCGACCTCGGCCCGCGCGCCGAGCACCTCCCTGTGCCAGGCTTGGACGAGCTGAGTCACGCCGTCCCTTGACAGCTCCGCCACGCGATGTGGCGCGCAGATGGCCGCCACCGCTCCTGCCACCGCACGGAACCCGACCTCCCGGGACGTGACCACGAGCCGAATGGACGGATAGCGTGCGACGAACGTGCGCAGCTGGGCCACGAAGGACACGCGTTCGCTGGTGTCCGAGATTTCGTCCAAGCCGTCGACCAGCAACAGCACCGTGCCTTCTCGCAGCTGCTTGCCGACGGCCTCGATGAACTCCTGACGCTGGTCAGGGCGTTCCGCCCGCACCATCAGGTCGCCAATGATCTCGGTGATCGGCTTGTGGCCGTCGCCTCCCGAGAGGTGCCGGCACCGGATGAACACGGGCAGCAGGTCCTCGTCCGGCAGCGCGTCGTCCGCCGCGAGCTTCCTGGCCGGATCCGCGTAGGCGACCGCGAGCCGCTTGAGGATCGTGGTCTTGCCCGCTCCCGGTGGCCCGAGCACCGCGATTCGCGGTTCGGCGCCGAGCAGCACCCCGAGCCCCGTGGTCCTTCCGGGAGCGTCCTCGTCGAGACGTTCGACCGACCGCAGCTGAAGCGGCACGTACAGGCTCTCCAGGCGGAAGTTGCGCGACCCCACCTCGTGGTCGACGGGCATGCCCTCGAGGGTGATGGCGCCGTACTCGCTGAGGAGATAGCGCTTGTAGTGATCCAGGTCCAGCGCCGGAACGGCATCGGCCGCCAGTAGGACCAGGTCGGGCAGGTGCTCCTGCAACGGGGCGGCCGCGGCCGCGGACAGCACTCTGCCGTCCGCGTGCACCAGGCACATGTGCGTCGGGTGGTCCGCACCCAGCTGCACCAACCAGGCCCAGCCGTCGACGTGCCCGAGCAGCTCCACCTTCAAGACGCGCGGGTTCGACGGAGCCCGCGCTGCGAGCCCAGCAGCCCGCTCGATCGCGACCTCCGCGGGCACGACGACCGCGCTTTCGGACAGGCGTTGGACGACGTCCTGACCGGCGATCAGGGTGACCCGGTCGCCGAGCTCCAGCTCCTGTTCCACCGCCGTCTGCCGAAACCCCGACAGCGAGACGAAGTACCCCTGGACCGGTGTTGGTGCGTGCTTGCGTTTTTCGGCGTCCAGCGCTCCGACGAACTTGTTGATGTCCGATCCGCCGATGGGTTCGCTCGTCGCCTTGCACTCCGCGACCAGGCGCCGGTTCTCGTAGCAGTGGGTGGCCTCGACGTCCAGCTCGCGCCCCGCCTTGTGGACGTTGAACCTGCAGTCCTCGTAGCCGAGCGTGTGGAACAGGTCGCGACTGAGCAACGTCAGCGTATCGCCCAGCTTGTTGGCATCCGCGGCGATGATCCGCAGCCCGTGCTTCACCGGAATGTCCTTCGGCCGACGATGTTGACCACGGAAGACTAGTGGGAGCGGGCCTGAAGT from Lentzea guizhouensis harbors:
- a CDS encoding class I SAM-dependent methyltransferase; the encoded protein is MSDWLADTRESYDTVAASYASYTRDLLPSLPYMRAALGLFAAEVRGEVADVGCGPGVITAHLAELGVDVFGIDLSPEMIALARRTHPGLRFEVGSMTDPLPGPLGGVLAWWSLIHVPDSLVPLVLRHFHDALRPSGLLALGFHIGDRTNLKTQGYGGLPMRVNVHLRRPEAMAGWVREAGFRLEAQWVQEPDADVPAGILFARRG
- a CDS encoding substrate-binding domain-containing protein, with amino-acid sequence MSRHRSLRAKVRRGIAKWPVAIVVVVVLIGLGWGAWSWIGGVLDRRAQAQAQDCNEGDSVLRVAATPSVAEAVAEVARAWSVTRPVVYDHCITIEVISTDSSAVLDGLTGTWDSGKLGERPHAWVPDSMLWANRLSALNAKLVGGAPKSIGTSPLLLAAPEAGAPVLKEFRWTDMPEVTDWQRYGPNWGRFSVAMPDPAANTASALAIQAALAGGKGPVTADTLNSDAAKASLTKLAATVPPEVPTTTREALRRLGDSATVNAAGFSVTPVSEVDLYKHNTGKEAPSKPLVGVLPVGPAPVADFPYVSLSGPEVGEAEERAAQAFREFMTEPGQQKLLAHGGLRVESTQDRPSPSPGVSWSPVTENLVAADATTTQQLSAAWASADRGGQVVTVLADVSTSMKPRLDKVKAALRGQVDRSVSGSFGLWEFARSVDGAKPYKQLVGTGPVAEKREALRRAIDGLKTFDGSQLYTSLGACYEAAHDGYVAGRVNRVLVITDGSSDGGIDLAALKSALKGKDLPVSFIAIGGEVDRAALTDIAETTGGSVSVVENEGGVEAALGQVLSTSA
- a CDS encoding 3-methyladenine DNA glycosylase, which translates into the protein MRRFTGPHLERKAAKEKHPVMDFLFTYYSHRPVRLERWHPGPGVVLEDAPEYLDFPHYKATADGVVLDVGSFTQQRAKTMEFVEKLLTATLSRPARLGCFGLHEWAMVYRQQPEEVRHNAWPLRLGSGGTDEVVESSRIQCGHFDAFRFFTEPARPRNTLQPTREAQVANEQPGCLHANMDLFKWAYKLEPATPSDLVADCFELAADVRELDMQASPYDLAALGYPPVRIETPEGRAEYARRQAEFAERARPLRERLVLVCQSMLSVTSPR
- a CDS encoding TetR/AcrR family transcriptional regulator codes for the protein MASRPLRADAARNRDKLLAAAADVFGEKGLDAALEHIARRAEVSIGTLYAHFPSRQILIDAIFPSRLAVLDDIGEAALAAADPWQGFVDFVEGTVGLQAQDLGLNDAIARRLVPASEAVRVCQRGMGHAERIIARAKESGRLRADFEPADLATLTWAMSQVIRESIDTEPDRWRRFLGFYLDGLRSGS
- a CDS encoding NACHT domain-containing protein — encoded protein: MKHGLRIIAADANKLGDTLTLLSRDLFHTLGYEDCRFNVHKAGRELDVEATHCYENRRLVAECKATSEPIGGSDINKFVGALDAEKRKHAPTPVQGYFVSLSGFRQTAVEQELELGDRVTLIAGQDVVQRLSESAVVVPAEVAIERAAGLAARAPSNPRVLKVELLGHVDGWAWLVQLGADHPTHMCLVHADGRVLSAAAAAPLQEHLPDLVLLAADAVPALDLDHYKRYLLSEYGAITLEGMPVDHEVGSRNFRLESLYVPLQLRSVERLDEDAPGRTTGLGVLLGAEPRIAVLGPPGAGKTTILKRLAVAYADPARKLAADDALPDEDLLPVFIRCRHLSGGDGHKPITEIIGDLMVRAERPDQRQEFIEAVGKQLREGTVLLLVDGLDEISDTSERVSFVAQLRTFVARYPSIRLVVTSREVGFRAVAGAVAAICAPHRVAELSRDGVTQLVQAWHREVLGARAEVEQEAAELATSILASDRVVRLASNPLLLTTLLLVKRWVGQLPRKRTVLYQKAVEVLLMTWNVEGHQPIDQDEALPQLAYAAFTMMEAGATQVSAKELISLFLEARAAMPEIFAYTKTSVHDFIQRVEERSSLLVLSGHEVIDGALQPIYEFKHLTFQEYLAALAIANAWVPEDIRDFSAAQMLQAHLGDESWREVVPLTGVLIGRRATALVELLVTRLTNLSAGAPEQHALDRTTWEVDAWAIEDNLVDCLHDEVSVPPALVRSALEAVIECKASGEELGSPLHRLFDTRFAAPLRDLLNDSVLTSRKPMENYCYAFMEVATADVMGRTGSAENVCAHIVAGVRSEDLLDQCAAAGVLMNVAYMIDADGDSLHKSGELERLGFTGADLVIPTRLAAERFASGLPEAASMIFTWALVWCTPMLEIDDEMSAKVMVRALDDWLGSTDPDAQHFSSWLVGRLVETTSWLTCADWEGVFPQLATKWQELIAGEAETGRTEDQLRVLLTVAARLGGPWSNLEMIDMAETAVRQGVKSVADYFELAEALGVDHPAEWLSGLRPSASTE